TTTCTGTGAACCTTGCTGATGGATGTTTGTTCAACTTATTGAAACACTTTTTACATGAATTATTGGCTGATCAAATCTGAACCAAATACTTACTCATGGGATGATTTCGTGAAATTAGGCAGAGATCACTGGGATGGTGTTAGAAACTACCAGGCGCGGAACAATATGAAGGCCATGGAAGTGGGTGATCAGGCACTGTTCTATCACAGCGTAAATGAAAAGTCAGTGGTTGGTATCGCCGAAGTTGTTCGCGAGCACTATCCGGACCCAACCACTAATGATGAGCGCTGGTGTGTAGTGGATTTTGTTCCGGTTAGACCCTTAAAAAGGAAAGTGACACTGGATGAGATCAAAGCAGATGACAGATTCTCAGAAATGGTTCTGGTAAAAAACACACGATTATCTGTACAACCTGTGAAAGTCGAGGAGTTTGATTTGATCATTGGAATGAGTGAAGCATAAAGGAAATGTTATTGATAGTTGTTTATATATAAACAGGCTTGAATTTTGGCTGTTACCCCATAATAACTCCATGTCTATGAAAAAGCTTCTGTTATTACTGTGCATCGCAATTCAACTTCCTCTTGTAGCACAAAAGAAAAAGGAGAAAGATACGAGTAATCTTTTGGTGCAACCGAATCGTGTGGAATTCGAATTGAAGAAAATCCAACAGGATTTCACGATCATCAATGGAGGATATGATGGTTTGTTAGTTTTGGAAGAAACCTACAAAAAAGTTGATGGCAAGTTCAACTGGAACCTCACTAAACTCGATACCGCACTGCAGAAGCAATGGGAGAGATCACTCTTCATCGATATCAATGGGCGACTGATAGGGTATGAATACTTCGGGGGAAAATATTACCTGCTACTCACTGCCTCGCAGTATCGCATGCAAGACCTCATGGTCTATGAAATTGACGAAGAGGCCAATGTCAATGAATTTGAGATCACCACGGTGTTCCCCATCAGAATGGAATACTTTGAAGTAATTGGGGAAACCTTGATCCTTGGCGGTAATGTCAACGGCAAGCCTGCAATCATTACTTACAATGTAAATGAAAAGAAACCCAAGGTACTTCCAGGTTTCTACGAAAGCAGGAATCAACTCATGGATATCATCATTGATGATGATGAGGAAATGTTTACAGTAGTTGTCCGTGAAAAACTTGTCAGTAGACAGTACACGATTCGAGCCAAAACTTTCACTTCTGAAGGGCTAATGGTGCAGGACCTGTTCATCACCCCGGGAGAAAAGAAAAACCTGATTGATGGTGCCTCCACCACTTTTGACAATGGCATTCAATTAGTAGCCGGGGCGCACTCTAAAAGAAGTACCTCCTACAGTAAAGGATTGTACTTGTCTAAGTTTGTAAACGGCCGACAGCAGTTCATCAAGTACCACAATTTTGCAGACCTGGAAAATTTCTTTGGCTACCTCAATGACAAGCGCGAGCAACGGATCAAAGCACGGATCAAACGAAGAAAAGATTTAGGCAAAAACAGCAAATTCAATTATCGTCTACTAATTCATGAAATGCGTGAATTGGACAATGGCGTGAATCTGATGGTTGCAGAAGCGTATTACCCCAGGTACAGCAGTGCTAATGGTTTCAACTCACCCTACTCCTATGGATACAGAGGTGGAACACCTACCACATTCATGGGCTATAAATTTACACATGCCATTGTCGTTGCTTTTAATAACAACGGCGAAATCGTATGGGACCACAGTTTCAAGATCAAAGATGTTCAGACCTATTCATTAGACAAGCTTGTTGCTGTTGGTAGTTACAGCGATGAAACCATCTTAATGTATTTAGATGAGAATGAGATTCGATCTAAGATCGTAAGAGAGAACGACGTAGTGGAGGGCAAAACATATAACCCTGTGAAGCTTAACGACGATACGGAAGAATTGCGATCGAAATCATCTTCAGACGAAGACCTTGATCACTGGTACGAAGAATGCTTCTATGCCTCAGGTGTTCAAAGCCTCTCCAAACCTGGCTCCCTCGGCTTCAAGTCCAGTCGCAAGGTCTTCTATATCAACAAGATCCAGTACAATAGCGAGGGGTTGGTGAATTAGCTTTCGAGAACTTCAGGCTAGTAAGGGACTAACCCACCTCCAAAACCTCTAGCACCGCCTCTCTTTTAGTTCTAGGTATGCTCAAAGGTTTGTCCTGATCTATATAGAGATTACCATTCTCAATTTTCGAGACTTTGGTGGTATTGATGATCAGGGAGCGATTTAATAGGTAGAAGTCTTCAAAGTGACTGAGATGTTTTTCGTAAAAGTCTTTTAAGGAAGCTTTAATCATCACATACTCCTCCTTGTCCGTGTGGACTTTTACGTAGTGATCACTTGCCTCTATCCATTTGATGTTATCGGTCTCTAAACTTTGATAGACACCTCTTTTAACGGTCAACCAAATCTTCTTCCTTTCTCGCTGTTCCACTCCATTGATGTGATAGCCTTGTTGTATCTTCATCAGAAATAAGCGTATCACCAGTCGCAAATGATCCTGGGATACTGGGGTCAAAATCAACTGATCAGGAAATAGCTGACTGATCTGATTTACATCGAATGGAAATGAGCCTTGCACCAGATAGAGGTAAGGAATAGGAAACCGTGAAGTTTGCTGTTGAATGATGGCCTGACTTAAGTATAATTCCTCTTCTGTCTCAATTTGAAATATCGCCCCATGAAAGGATGCCAAACTTTCTACCTCATCCACATGCCAAATCTCCTGCGTGGTTTTCACTGCAATCGAATGACTCGCCTCTAAAACAGCTTCTTCTAAATTATAGGGGTCTCCGGAATATGAACTAATGGCAGTCAGTATTTTCATCTCGATCGGGCTCTAATGGAAAAGTGATCAACCTCAAGTGAGATTGACAATGCCTACGGAAGATGAATGAATTAACGACTGATCAAAAACTTATTTCGTGAAGTGCTGCTTATACTTCGTGATACGCACTCAACAAGTCGTGAAGAAGGGTATCATTTCCTGTACATCAAACCATTATTTACGTACCACCAAATAGGTTTTGCGTCCCAATTGAAGCTTTTCGGATAAATCTACCTGACAGGTTTAATCTAAGGGAATACCCAAATGATTAAATAATTCCTTTCTTCTTTCCTTAGGAACCAGTAAGGATTTTTTATTCAGAGGTTTCAATTCCTTCATGATCACTTGGTTTCCCTCGATCCGATCTACTTCATCCAGATTGATAATTGTACTTCTATTCAGCAGGTAAAATGATCCAAGAGGGCCTAATCCGTTTTCAAATACTTCTTGCTTCAATTTAGCACTCGTGATGATAGGCTTTTCATTACGGATATAAAACCGACAATGATGATCCAATGCTTCGACACAAACTATATGCTTCGGATCTACTTTTTCATATACGGACCGATCACTCTTGATCCAATAGCGATCTTTATTCCTCGGGCGAAAAACGCGTTTTATACTACCAGAACGACTTAAGTCTACTCGCTGAATTGTATAATCCAGGGCTCTGAAAAAACTCTGCTCATCATATGGTTTTTGTAGAAAATCACTGGAATGGACCTGGTCTGCACGTTCCACAACTTCTTTTTCAGTCACTCCCGATATAAATAAAATCGGTACAGGATGGAACTGCTGAATCGTCTCAGCGATATTAATTCCAGCATAGAGATCATTCTTCAACTGGATATCAATAAGCGCCAGGTGAAATTGCTGCTCCTTCACAATGCTGAGCACAGCACTGAATTCCGAATACGGTCCAAGTACGTTGGTATCCTTCCCCAAGTGTCGTTGGACGCGATTGGCTACCTTGGTAGCCTGGTCCAAATCATCTTCTACCAATAGGACATTCATCTATTTGGTCGGTCTTTTAGAGAGACTAATTTGCGAAAAAATAAACAAATCAAACTAATTCGCAAATGACGTTAGGATAAATACCTATTAATAGGGATATGTGTCTAGTTAATTTTAGTTAGCTGTTTTAGGTTACTATCAAACTTTAATGACGAATGAGCTCTGATTCCATTGTCCTTGTACTTCCCTGCTCAATTCAGTTCGTAGTGTCTTCAATACTTGTTCGATGATTTTCTGCCCCATTCCTGCACCACTTCTAGCTTTCGAAACAAAAGGCGCTCCATCGTCTTTATAGATAACTCTTAAATGTCCGCTTTCCCCGGATATCACTATGTGTATGATACCTCCTCGATCGGCGAAAGAGTGTTTTGCTGAATTGGTCATTAACTCATTAAGCACAAGTAATATAGCAGTTGCTCTTTGTCCGCTAATCTTTACCCGGTCCAATTCAGTCCTCAGGGCAACTTCCTTCGCACTCAAGCCTTGTGCATCTGCAATATCTTCAAGCCGTTCATCTAAATAATCATCAAGATCAACCATATCATATGCCTCTTCATAAAGTGACTCATCTACTGCAGCCGAAGCTAATAATTGCCCTCTGATGTCTTCTGAGATCGTCACATTTGTCTCAGATATTTCATTTAAGAGACGCATGTAATCATTTTTCTTGCGATGATACATGTCACGGTTAACCAGCTTCAAATTCTCATTGAGTGCTTTAATTTTAGATCGCTGCCTAATCACATACAATACGAGCCCCACCAACATTAGAGCAGCGGCGGTCACACCTCCTATAATCAATAAACGTTGTTCCGCAATTCGAGATTGATTTAAGGCTTTCTTCTCCTGTTGTTTTCTTTCTTCCTCTTTTCTTTTCAACTCAAATGCACTTTGAAGTTCCAATACTTCAAATTTTGATTCACTTAGGATGCTATCTTTTAGATTCGCCCAAAAATCGAGTGTATTATAAGCCAATAAAGTATCTCCAGTGGCAAGATAGTATTTGGAGAGTGTATGTGTATTTTCTATAAACAATTTCTGTGTCCCCTCTGCTTGCGCATACTTACGAGCCTGAGTTATGTAAAAAAAAGCCTCTGATGGATCTGACATCTTAAGATACAGTAATCCTAACTCATTAGCAGTCTGAGCCAAGCCCAGTTGATCCGAAAGCTTTTCTCGCATATCATACGCTTGCAAAAAATACTGCTCAGCTGAATCCAAAGATGACAAACTTAAAAACAAGCAACCTAAATCATGAAGTGTATAGGCTATTGAGTTCGGTTTAGAATGCTCTTTTTTGACTGACAAAGCCTGATGCAGATAGAAAAAAGCACTATCAGATATTCCCAATTCTATATAACTCTTTCCTAAATTGTTGAGCGCAATACCATATCCTTGTTGATTTCCATTCCACTGGTATTCCCATTTAGCTTGATGGTAGTAATTTATTGCCTTATTAAATTCTTCCTGGTTTTCATATAAACTACCCAAGGCATTATTCACACCACCTAGTGAACTCCTGTGACCTGTCTTTAGAGCTATTTCCCGTGCCTCAAGTAGTATTTCACTAGCCTGTGTAAAATTTCCTCGATCTACATAAAGATTACTCAAATTCCGATATCTCGCAATTATTCTTGCTGAATCGAGCATAAGTAAATCCAATTCCAGTGCCAAATTGTAATAAGTCAAAGCACTATCAAATAAACCTAACTTCTTAAATGATAAACCTATATCATTAAGCGTGTTGGATGTTTTAATTGTATCATTGGACAAGCGGTATTCTATCAATGCCAATAAATACTTATCAATGGCTCCATCATAGTCATTATCGAAATAACTGGAATCACCTAGAGCAAAAAGGCTGTCACCAGTTTCAATTTTTACCTGAGGACTATGCTGAGCTATTGACTGGAAACCAAATAACTGAACAAGAATCCATAGACCAATTGTTTGCCTATTTATCAGCAGTACATCAGAGCAAAGACTTGAAATATTCATTACACCCCTCCTAAACATTCATTAAATATCGTTAAGGGATATAAAAAAAAGAAACCAGCTGCAATTACAGTTGGTTTCTTGGGCTGTTAACAACTACCGCTTTTACACTCATCTGGCTCCGAATTTAGAGTAGGTGAGGATTTGTCATCCAGAGGAACTATCTCTGCACCATCATCCACACAACTTGCTAGTGAGACCATCATAAAAGCTACCATTGAAATACGCACAAAAAACTTTCTCATTCGTAGGAATTTTTCTTGTGCTTCGAGCTATCGGGTACAGACTTCTTACTCCTTTACCATTGTACCTTGGAGAAGGATGAAGCGACACATACGAAGCTTGGTCGATAGGAAGGATCATTCGAATAAATAGTTCGACACTGAGGTGAAGGGAGCAACCGATTGCGTATAATCGGAAGAGACCAGCTACTGATCTGTTGCCTCGATAAATGTTCATGTCAGGTGTACTAATTATTTTCATGTTCTTTCTTTTCTAAGCGCTGCCCTCCGGATGAGCTGAGCTTGATGCAAGACTAAATCAACACTTAAGTAGCCTGTGTGACGGTCGACTTACATCGAAAAAAAAATTCAAAACGAAATACAACTCACTGAAAAACAAATACTTAATTGTTTTGTATCGGTAACTACCGAAACCCAAATGCTGAATTCTTACCAATCACGCCAGGCGCACACAACGGCGCATACCTCCACGGTACTAACCTAACATATCACGAAATGAATGGTAGATGTCACGAAGAATAATTGCCTGTAGAAGAAGATGGCAGCAACTTCATTCCAGCAATTCACTAATAACTAAAGTGATGGCTAACCATAACACCTGACTAAAACTAAATGTATCATGCTGGTAAATGACGAGTTGTATTTTCATACCTTTTGCAAGCTACTGGAAGCAGTAGTAGCGGCAGGAGGTGTGGAAGCTCCCGTCGAACACCTTCAGAAAAACCATTTTCACTTTCTTAGTCGCAAGATCAATTCAAAATCGTGTGCTGATTGCAGTATTCAACCTGCCACAATCCGAGACTATCGCTATATCTATAAACGGGAAAAGAAGTTCTCCGTGAGACAAAATCGCCTTGACCTCATGTGCGATTATCTTGGCTATAATGGCTGGAATGACTTTCGATCGAATCATTTTCCAAACGCTGAAAACAAACAGCAATCGAATGAGCAAGTCAGATTACTTATTCTACCCGACAAGAGATTTGGAGCGATTCAGCATTTCGAAGGTCAAATCGGCGAACTGATTTGTAATCGATACGAAGAATTAAAAGAGGAATTAGGTATTGATGAGTTGGAGATTATCTACCGTGATCACTTAAAATCCTCACCCGCCGGGATAAAAGGAATCCGGGATTTTGGTAAAGCAAATAAGGCGGACATGGTCATCTGGACTGAATATATCCATGGCATAAAACCCATGATGAGAGTTCCCTCAATCCTTGTAGATCCCTATCAAAAGGTGTGTAAACGTGAAAAAAAGGCCTATCAGGATGCGGCGGAGCTTATCAACCTGCACGAAGGCACTTTTCTTGAAGAATCTGACATTATGCTTTTTCAATTGTTAGCTACCACAGCTCACCAAAAAGTTGAAACCAAGAAAGCCGTTGAATACCTTGAGAAAATACTTCAGTTAGACCCTGAACATGAAGAATCAATCAA
This DNA window, taken from Cytophagales bacterium, encodes the following:
- a CDS encoding EVE domain-containing protein, coding for MNYWLIKSEPNTYSWDDFVKLGRDHWDGVRNYQARNNMKAMEVGDQALFYHSVNEKSVVGIAEVVREHYPDPTTNDERWCVVDFVPVRPLKRKVTLDEIKADDRFSEMVLVKNTRLSVQPVKVEEFDLIIGMSEA
- a CDS encoding LytTR family DNA-binding domain-containing protein, whose amino-acid sequence is MKILTAISSYSGDPYNLEEAVLEASHSIAVKTTQEIWHVDEVESLASFHGAIFQIETEEELYLSQAIIQQQTSRFPIPYLYLVQGSFPFDVNQISQLFPDQLILTPVSQDHLRLVIRLFLMKIQQGYHINGVEQRERKKIWLTVKRGVYQSLETDNIKWIEASDHYVKVHTDKEEYVMIKASLKDFYEKHLSHFEDFYLLNRSLIINTTKVSKIENGNLYIDQDKPLSIPRTKREAVLEVLEVG
- a CDS encoding response regulator; the protein is MNVLLVEDDLDQATKVANRVQRHLGKDTNVLGPYSEFSAVLSIVKEQQFHLALIDIQLKNDLYAGINIAETIQQFHPVPILFISGVTEKEVVERADQVHSSDFLQKPYDEQSFFRALDYTIQRVDLSRSGSIKRVFRPRNKDRYWIKSDRSVYEKVDPKHIVCVEALDHHCRFYIRNEKPIITSAKLKQEVFENGLGPLGSFYLLNRSTIINLDEVDRIEGNQVIMKELKPLNKKSLLVPKERRKELFNHLGIPLD
- a CDS encoding tetratricopeptide repeat protein, giving the protein MNISSLCSDVLLINRQTIGLWILVQLFGFQSIAQHSPQVKIETGDSLFALGDSSYFDNDYDGAIDKYLLALIEYRLSNDTIKTSNTLNDIGLSFKKLGLFDSALTYYNLALELDLLMLDSARIIARYRNLSNLYVDRGNFTQASEILLEAREIALKTGHRSSLGGVNNALGSLYENQEEFNKAINYYHQAKWEYQWNGNQQGYGIALNNLGKSYIELGISDSAFFYLHQALSVKKEHSKPNSIAYTLHDLGCLFLSLSSLDSAEQYFLQAYDMREKLSDQLGLAQTANELGLLYLKMSDPSEAFFYITQARKYAQAEGTQKLFIENTHTLSKYYLATGDTLLAYNTLDFWANLKDSILSESKFEVLELQSAFELKRKEEERKQQEKKALNQSRIAEQRLLIIGGVTAAALMLVGLVLYVIRQRSKIKALNENLKLVNRDMYHRKKNDYMRLLNEISETNVTISEDIRGQLLASAAVDESLYEEAYDMVDLDDYLDERLEDIADAQGLSAKEVALRTELDRVKISGQRATAILLVLNELMTNSAKHSFADRGGIIHIVISGESGHLRVIYKDDGAPFVSKARSGAGMGQKIIEQVLKTLRTELSREVQGQWNQSSFVIKV